From one Catharus ustulatus isolate bCatUst1 chromosome 1, bCatUst1.pri.v2, whole genome shotgun sequence genomic stretch:
- the GLIPR2 gene encoding Golgi-associated plant pathogenesis-related protein 1 — MGKSASKQFAEEVLKVHNDYRKKHGVPPLKLCKKLNRGAQQYAEELAATRVLKHSSESANGNCGENLAWASYDQSGKDVADRWYSEIKNYSFQNPGFSSRTGHFTAMVWKNTKKMGVGKASASDGSTFVVARYDPAGNVVNPGYYEENVLPPRK, encoded by the exons CTTCCAAACAATTTGCTGAAGAAGTCTTGAAAGTGCACAATGACTACAGGAAGAAACATGGAGTCCCCCCATTAAAACTCTGCAAGAAGTTAAACAGAGGAGCCCAACA GTATGCAGAAGAACTGGCTGCCACGAGGGTCCTCAAGCACAGCTCCGAGTCTGCTAATGGGAATTGTGGAGAAAACCTAGCATGGGCATCCTATGACCAATCAG gAAAAGATGTGGCTGACAGATGgtacagtgaaataaaaaattacagctttCAAAACCCAGGGTTCTCTTCTAGGACAG gTCACTTCACAGCAATGGtttggaaaaacacaaagaagatGGGAGTTGGAAAAGCATCTGCTAGTGACGGCTCAACCTTTGTGGTGGCTAGATATGACCCAGCTGGAAATGTAGTAAATCCAGGCTATtatgaagaaaatgttcttcctccaagaaaataa